The Candidatus Nanosynbacter featherlites DNA window CTGCTACGGTCGGCAAGTTGCTGGGGATGGATACATTCAACATGCGGTGCTGAGCCGAGGCGCGCAGTTGCATGTCGTCAGCGATGGTAGCGTAAATGGCTTCCAATGTGTCCTCGCGCAGATGCACGTACAGGTGGTGCCGATCGAACTTTGAAACATTGAGGATGTTATTGATATAGCTGGACAAGCGGTTGGCAGAAACGGTCAGACGATTGAACAATTGCGGTTCATCGTCCCGCAGGCGGTCGTGAAGCTCTTGCTCCAAGATGTCCAAGTAGCCGCGAATGACTGTAATGGGTCCACGGAGTTCGTGCGCTGCAAAGGCGATGAAATTGAGATCCTCTTCTTCGGGTAAGTATTTGGCTGAGCGATCAAAGAGGATGATGACCGTTTCGCCAGCTGCACCTTTTTCGTAGGAAGCGCTGACGTCATAGAACTTTTGTGGCGCGGAGGTTTTGGATTGAGCTGGTACGCGTGTCCACTGGTGGTGAGCGGTGATGTTGTCTTTGGCGACTTCTTGGATCCACTCATTGATGGAAATTTCATCAATAAAATCTAGCCCCAACGTTAGCACGCCGTCCATGTTGGAGACCACAGGCGCGGTTTCATTGGCAAAGATGATGTTTTTTTGGTGGTCCAATACGACGATGCCACACGGCGTGTGATTGAACGACTGAATGATGGCGTCAAGTTGAGACGAAGCTTTTTGGGCAGTTGGTTTGGCGGGCGCACCGTTGGTATAGATGGCCTCAAGCACGGTTTGGAAACCAGTGCGTGCGTGTGCTGGCGAGTTGATCTTGGCTGGCTTTTCGGCGGTTAGCTCCCCCGTTTTGTAGGCTGTGGCGTAGAGGACGTCACGCATCGGTTTGCTAATGAATGGTGTGATGGTGATGGCGCCGATGATGCCTCCGACTGCGCCGAGCAGGATGATGATGTACCAATTAACTTCAACGGCGGCCAGGTTCGTCAATATGAGATGAGTGATGGTCGCAAAAGCAGCAGCGACGCCGACAGGCAGCAGCAATAGCAATACCGACCGACGCATGTAATATCGATTGTAGTCGCGAATCGATCGGCGACGGGTTACTGCCATGCAATACTTCCTCGCCCCGGTGTAAAGGCGGCGATCCACGTCTGGCCGCGGTTCAACGCGATGTCTTTGCCGGCGGCGTCGACCAATTTCAATTCGGCGTTTTCATTGTCACGCTTCCAGGTGGCTTGAGCTACGACGCCATTTTGGAAAATATACGCTTTGCCAGTGCCAACAGTGATGACATCCTCGTACCCTTCGCGGCTGCCTGGGCGATGTTCGACGTTCACCTCCAGTGCCACGATGCTGTTTGGCGCAATCTGCCCAGCCTCGGCGTCATTGTGTGGCTGCCCTGCTAGTGTGCGAGCGTAGGTATTAGACTCTTTGTTGTAGGTGTAATTGGTGTTAAATAGTGGACCACTGAAATTGATGGCAATCTGAGTTGCATTTGGTGTTTCAGCAGGCTTGCCATCGGCACGCTTGAACCCAGTGAATACTGATTCAGTGTGTCCTTTGGCAGTGTTGGTTTGATCAATCTTCTCACCTGAGGTGTAGGCATTGTGTGGCGCGCGTCGATCATTGGCCCGCCAGTATGAGTTGCCATTGCTGAACTCGTCGATATCGTGATATTTGCCGTTACGAACTGTGCTGAGGGCGTTGGCGCTACCGCCAACATGGAAAATTGAGGCCTTGTACGGCGTTGACCACTGTAAATAGTACAGGCGCAAGCTGCGCACTGGACCAATTTTGGCTGGCTTATTTCCCTGGTACAACGCGAAGAAACGAGTGATACCACCCTCAGCGACAGCTTCGTAAACGATGCCGGCTTTTGATAGTCCAGACTGTGGTCGGGCGTTAGGGCTGTTTTCGACAATTACACCAGCGACGGGAGCTTTGACCGCATTGGCATCAGCCACCTCCAGACCGGTCAGTGCCGAATAGAACTTCTCTTTTGGCTTTTTGCTGCCAGCGAAAAATGGCGAACCACTGTCTGATTGGACGGAATACATGGCGATGATGAAGATAATCGCAACAACCGCCGCGCCTACGACAAGTGCCAGTGCCAAATGGTGTTTGTGGACCCACTGAGTGAACGCTTTGAATTTAGAGTGATTGATGAGTTTATCCTGAGGAATTCGAGGCTTTTCCATATGATTAGTATAGCATGTCGCTTATGCTAATAAAACTAAGACAAGGTGCGTCGGCCTTCAAGCGCATGCGACAACGTGATCTGATCAGCGTATTCTAGGTCGACCCCCACAGGGATGCCGCGAGCCAGTCGCGAAACAGTCAGCGTCAACCCGGCTTCTTGGATATATCGTTGCAGAAACAGCGCGGTCGATTCACCTTCTACTGAAGCGTTAGTGGCGATGATGATCTCGGTGACGCTGTCGTTCTTGATGCGCTCAATCAGCTCAGGAATGTGTAGCTGCTCTGGTCCAATACCGTCGATTGGTGAAATCGCTCCACCCAGTACGTGGTAGGTGCCATCAAACTGGCCAGTGCGTTCCAGTGCCATGATATCTAACGGTTCTTCGACGACGCAGATGAGCTGGCGATTGCGGCGGCTGTCAGTATAAAGCGGCGATACGTCATCGCCATCGTCAATTAGCGCAAAGGTTACCGGACACGTTTTGACGCGTTGATGCAACTCATTTAGAGCTTGAGCTAACCTTTTGGATTGTCCTGGCTCGCGCCGCAAAGCAGCATAAGCGTAGCGTTCGGCAGTTCGCGGACCAACTCCCGGCAGACTACCAAATTCATCAATCAACGTTATCAGCGCTTTTGGTAAAATATGAGCACTCATCGCTAAGATTAGATGCCCAGATTGCCCAAGCCGCCCATCAGTGGCTTCATCGTTTCAGCAGCAACTTCTTGAGCTTTTGCCAAGCCATCACGCACCGCAATTTGAATCCAGTGCTCAAGCTGCTCAATATTGTCCAAATCTACCATGTCAGGGTTGATCTTGACTGATTTGATTTTTAATTCACCAGTGATCTGAACGATGACCGCGCCATCACCAGCCTCTACTTCAATGATTTCTTTACCGAGTTGTTTTTGTGCTTTACGTAGCTGTTGCAGCATTTTCACCTGATCAAAAGCCATAATGTTCCTCCTTCAATTAACTCACTTATTATACCGCATTATTCACTAAGTTTGTAGACATAAAACCG harbors:
- a CDS encoding sensor histidine kinase → MAVTRRRSIRDYNRYYMRRSVLLLLLPVGVAAAFATITHLILTNLAAVEVNWYIIILLGAVGGIIGAITITPFISKPMRDVLYATAYKTGELTAEKPAKINSPAHARTGFQTVLEAIYTNGAPAKPTAQKASSQLDAIIQSFNHTPCGIVVLDHQKNIIFANETAPVVSNMDGVLTLGLDFIDEISINEWIQEVAKDNITAHHQWTRVPAQSKTSAPQKFYDVSASYEKGAAGETVIILFDRSAKYLPEEEDLNFIAFAAHELRGPITVIRGYLDILEQELHDRLRDDEPQLFNRLTVSANRLSSYINNILNVSKFDRHHLYVHLREDTLEAIYATIADDMQLRASAQHRMLNVSIPSNLPTVAADRGSIGEVISNLIDNAIKYSFEGGVVQVSAVQKGEFVEVSVSDNGVGMPAGVIKNLFRKFYRSHRSRETVAGTGIGLYICKAFVESHGGSISARSQENQGSIFSFTIPVYASVKEKLLEDGQLNNRLIRTDGGWIKNHKMYRE
- the recR gene encoding recombination mediator RecR, giving the protein MSAHILPKALITLIDEFGSLPGVGPRTAERYAYAALRREPGQSKRLAQALNELHQRVKTCPVTFALIDDGDDVSPLYTDSRRNRQLICVVEEPLDIMALERTGQFDGTYHVLGGAISPIDGIGPEQLHIPELIERIKNDSVTEIIIATNASVEGESTALFLQRYIQEAGLTLTVSRLARGIPVGVDLEYADQITLSHALEGRRTLS
- a CDS encoding YbaB/EbfC family nucleoid-associated protein; this translates as MAFDQVKMLQQLRKAQKQLGKEIIEVEAGDGAVIVQITGELKIKSVKINPDMVDLDNIEQLEHWIQIAVRDGLAKAQEVAAETMKPLMGGLGNLGI
- a CDS encoding DUF3048 domain-containing protein translates to MEKPRIPQDKLINHSKFKAFTQWVHKHHLALALVVGAAVVAIIFIIAMYSVQSDSGSPFFAGSKKPKEKFYSALTGLEVADANAVKAPVAGVIVENSPNARPQSGLSKAGIVYEAVAEGGITRFFALYQGNKPAKIGPVRSLRLYYLQWSTPYKASIFHVGGSANALSTVRNGKYHDIDEFSNGNSYWRANDRRAPHNAYTSGEKIDQTNTAKGHTESVFTGFKRADGKPAETPNATQIAINFSGPLFNTNYTYNKESNTYARTLAGQPHNDAEAGQIAPNSIVALEVNVEHRPGSREGYEDVITVGTGKAYIFQNGVVAQATWKRDNENAELKLVDAAGKDIALNRGQTWIAAFTPGRGSIAWQ